A section of the Devosia rhizoryzae genome encodes:
- a CDS encoding LysM peptidoglycan-binding domain-containing protein, with product MENKLADTASKRPLALTIGAAAVTLVVILGVLTGPSVVTCFNSPDGMGQCLRGRMVDVGLIPAPPAAAVADTEATEGVGDAEPSEAAQRPEAAVTAEPSLDVTPPAETTVNDVVAATFGLLRAEPDGSIVIAGSGTPGSEVELFANGEPLGVATVEQSGDWVFVPDEPLPPGGLEITLGETGKPGTAAESFIVVIDEDKTTQPLVVASTPGQASEVLQGLTAPEDLALAEAEPAPEPVAEEAPEPAAEDTSEAAIAEAAEAERAADVADATAITPEEPQVAAAEEPEAAVSEGTETAAPDMTVAALPQADQPAVSPAIEPDPAPQATDATSPAEPEVEVPAGTPQVAAEEPVVVAGEPEAPAVAQAQLPAAEVEAPAVATVEEPVEEAPQREAVAAVADTLPPTIDAIEKEGNRTFFAGAGPEGGTVRLYVDDQFVADAEVEDGRWLVEAGDVLDKPNQRVRADLLRQGSADVAARAEVNFVVELPEADQPIVVAQADQEPAEAEPVARSAAPADEPAPADAVTPAPTAPADVTATPAEPASATPMPQPLPQAEQPTPAAATPAPSAAAQARPEAEPEPFAAAPAAEPATPAAPEPESAPRPRPSVPAQPARSPAATNQPATAAPAPDAEPADPVEPAADAAPAAQPAVEPATPVEPAPAIPQPVAEPAPVARPEPVAEPEPDVPTMVAVSLGDPEAQRFASGKAIIRRGDNLWTIARRVYGEGIKYTTIYDANTGQIRDPDRIYPGQVFDLPEGL from the coding sequence GTGGAGAATAAACTGGCCGACACCGCTTCGAAACGACCACTCGCCCTGACCATTGGGGCCGCCGCGGTCACCTTAGTCGTTATTCTTGGCGTGTTGACCGGCCCTTCCGTCGTCACCTGCTTCAACAGCCCCGACGGCATGGGACAGTGTCTCCGCGGCCGAATGGTCGATGTTGGCTTGATCCCCGCGCCGCCCGCTGCCGCAGTCGCCGATACCGAAGCGACCGAAGGCGTCGGCGATGCTGAACCGTCTGAGGCGGCACAAAGGCCAGAAGCTGCTGTTACCGCTGAGCCATCGCTCGATGTGACACCACCGGCTGAGACCACCGTCAACGATGTGGTTGCGGCCACATTCGGGCTGTTGCGAGCGGAGCCCGATGGCTCCATCGTCATCGCCGGAAGCGGTACGCCCGGCAGCGAGGTCGAGCTTTTCGCCAATGGCGAGCCACTCGGCGTAGCCACGGTGGAACAGAGCGGCGACTGGGTCTTCGTGCCCGATGAGCCACTGCCACCCGGCGGCCTTGAAATCACCCTGGGCGAAACCGGCAAGCCGGGCACCGCGGCAGAATCGTTTATCGTCGTTATCGACGAAGACAAGACCACTCAGCCACTGGTGGTCGCCAGCACGCCTGGGCAAGCCAGCGAAGTGCTGCAAGGCCTGACTGCTCCGGAAGATCTCGCCCTCGCGGAAGCAGAACCCGCACCGGAGCCTGTTGCTGAAGAAGCACCTGAGCCTGCTGCTGAAGACACATCTGAGGCCGCCATTGCCGAGGCTGCAGAAGCGGAGCGAGCGGCTGACGTTGCCGACGCAACTGCCATCACTCCCGAGGAGCCGCAAGTTGCAGCAGCCGAGGAGCCAGAAGCGGCCGTAAGCGAAGGGACGGAAACAGCAGCCCCTGACATGACAGTGGCCGCGCTCCCGCAGGCGGACCAACCGGCAGTGTCTCCAGCCATCGAACCGGACCCTGCGCCACAAGCCACCGACGCCACGAGCCCGGCTGAACCAGAGGTCGAAGTACCCGCCGGAACTCCCCAAGTGGCAGCCGAGGAGCCTGTCGTTGTCGCTGGTGAGCCGGAAGCCCCTGCCGTAGCCCAGGCGCAATTACCGGCTGCTGAGGTCGAGGCGCCCGCGGTCGCGACCGTGGAAGAGCCGGTGGAAGAAGCTCCTCAAAGAGAGGCTGTCGCAGCTGTTGCCGATACGCTGCCGCCCACCATCGACGCCATCGAAAAGGAAGGAAATCGCACCTTCTTTGCCGGCGCCGGGCCGGAAGGCGGCACGGTGCGCCTCTATGTCGACGACCAGTTCGTGGCCGATGCCGAAGTGGAGGATGGCCGCTGGCTGGTGGAAGCCGGTGATGTGCTCGACAAGCCCAACCAGCGGGTGCGAGCTGACCTGCTGCGACAGGGTTCGGCCGACGTTGCCGCCCGCGCAGAGGTCAACTTCGTGGTTGAACTTCCCGAGGCCGACCAGCCGATCGTCGTTGCCCAAGCGGACCAAGAGCCTGCGGAGGCAGAGCCGGTCGCACGATCTGCTGCTCCGGCAGACGAGCCAGCACCGGCGGACGCAGTCACGCCCGCTCCAACAGCACCGGCCGATGTGACCGCTACGCCTGCGGAGCCCGCATCTGCAACGCCGATGCCCCAGCCCTTGCCTCAAGCTGAACAGCCAACGCCGGCTGCCGCAACTCCGGCGCCGTCCGCAGCGGCACAGGCTCGACCCGAAGCGGAGCCGGAGCCCTTTGCGGCAGCGCCAGCAGCAGAGCCAGCGACACCTGCTGCGCCTGAACCAGAATCGGCACCTCGGCCCAGGCCGTCCGTGCCCGCCCAGCCGGCAAGGTCGCCTGCAGCAACCAACCAGCCGGCCACCGCGGCGCCTGCGCCTGATGCAGAGCCAGCCGACCCTGTCGAACCGGCAGCTGACGCTGCCCCAGCGGCCCAGCCTGCGGTTGAACCGGCCACACCCGTCGAGCCAGCGCCGGCAATCCCTCAGCCTGTGGCCGAGCCGGCGCCCGTCGCTCGGCCCGAGCCTGTCGCCGAACCAGAACCCGATGTGCCCACCATGGTTGCCGTATCGCTTGGCGATCCGGAGGCGCAGCGTTTTGCTTCGGGCAAGGCCATTATCCGCCGCGGCGACAATCTCTGGACCATTGCGCGCCGTGTTTATGGCGAGGGCATCAAGTACACGACGATCTACGATGCCAATACCGGCCAGATCCGCGATCCGGATCGTATTTATCCCGGCCAGGTCTTTGATTTGCCCGAAGGCCTTTAA
- the cimA gene encoding citramalate synthase produces MSRTRLYLFDTTLRDGAQTAGVEFSLEDKIAITEMLEQLGVDYIEGGYPGANPVDTSFFEQRRTKRATFTAFGMTKRAGRSADNDPGVQALLQSKADATCFVAKAWDYQVELALGSTTEEHLEGLADTVRVAAAAGKEVLIDLEHFFDGYKANPTYALACVTTALDAGARWVVLCDTNGGTMPSEVREIVSAVLSHAPGEKLGIHPHDDTGQAVANALAAIEMGVCQVQGTLNGLGERCGNTNLVSLIPTLVLKPFYAQRFETGITPERLARLTHISRAFDDRLNRAPARQAPYVGASAFATKAGIHASALLKDFSTYEHVTPESVGNERSIMVSQQAGKSNLLTALARHDIRIEKDDQRLEKLLAEVKQREAFGYSYDGADASFCVLAHEVLGTLPSFFQVEHYRAMVERRHNAQGEEMTVTEAVVKLRIDGELLMSVAEGNGPVNALDQALRKDLGKYSALIEDVELADFKVRILDGGTGAVTRVLVESRDGSGERWVTIGVSPNIIDASFEALYESITYKLLKTEAALVSTVTAQRRPALVAG; encoded by the coding sequence ATGTCCCGCACCCGCCTTTATCTCTTCGACACCACCCTGCGCGACGGTGCGCAAACCGCCGGCGTCGAATTCTCGCTGGAGGACAAGATCGCCATCACCGAGATGCTTGAGCAGCTGGGTGTCGACTATATCGAGGGCGGCTATCCCGGGGCAAATCCGGTCGACACGTCCTTCTTCGAACAGCGCCGCACCAAAAGGGCGACTTTCACCGCCTTCGGCATGACGAAGAGGGCAGGGCGCTCGGCGGACAACGACCCCGGCGTGCAGGCACTGCTTCAATCCAAGGCCGATGCGACCTGCTTCGTCGCCAAGGCCTGGGACTATCAGGTTGAGCTGGCGCTGGGCTCAACCACGGAAGAGCACCTCGAAGGCCTGGCCGATACGGTGCGCGTTGCCGCCGCTGCCGGCAAGGAAGTGCTGATCGATCTCGAACACTTCTTCGATGGCTACAAGGCCAATCCGACCTATGCGCTGGCCTGCGTCACGACGGCCCTCGACGCTGGCGCCCGCTGGGTTGTCCTTTGCGACACCAATGGGGGCACGATGCCGTCGGAAGTGCGCGAAATCGTTAGCGCGGTTCTGTCACATGCGCCGGGTGAAAAGCTCGGCATCCACCCCCATGACGATACCGGCCAGGCGGTCGCCAATGCGCTCGCGGCCATCGAAATGGGGGTCTGCCAGGTCCAGGGCACGCTCAATGGCTTGGGCGAACGCTGCGGCAACACCAACCTCGTTTCGCTGATTCCGACCTTGGTGCTTAAACCTTTCTATGCGCAGCGTTTCGAGACCGGCATCACACCCGAGCGGCTTGCGCGCCTGACCCACATTTCTCGCGCCTTCGACGATCGTCTTAACCGTGCCCCGGCCCGGCAGGCGCCCTATGTCGGCGCCTCGGCCTTTGCCACCAAGGCGGGCATCCATGCTTCCGCTCTCCTCAAGGATTTCTCGACCTACGAGCATGTTACGCCCGAAAGCGTCGGTAACGAGCGAAGCATCATGGTCTCGCAACAGGCCGGCAAATCCAATCTTCTGACTGCTCTGGCGCGGCACGACATTCGCATCGAAAAGGACGATCAGCGCCTGGAAAAGCTGCTGGCCGAAGTCAAGCAGCGCGAGGCCTTCGGCTATTCCTATGACGGCGCCGACGCCTCGTTCTGCGTGCTGGCGCACGAGGTTCTGGGCACGCTGCCAAGCTTCTTCCAGGTCGAGCATTATCGCGCCATGGTCGAGCGCCGCCACAATGCGCAGGGCGAGGAAATGACGGTCACCGAAGCCGTGGTGAAGCTGCGCATCGACGGCGAACTTTTGATGTCGGTGGCTGAAGGCAACGGCCCCGTCAACGCGCTGGACCAGGCCCTGCGCAAGGACTTGGGCAAGTATTCTGCGCTGATCGAGGATGTCGAACTCGCCGACTTCAAGGTCCGTATCCTGGACGGCGGCACGGGCGCGGTCACCCGTGTACTGGTCGAAAGCCGCGACGGTTCCGGCGAGCGCTGGGTCACCATTGGCGTTTCGCCCAATATCATTGATGCGTCCTTTGAAGCTCTGTATGAATCCATCACATACAAGCTGTTGAAAACAGAAGCGGCTCTGGTTTCGACGGTAACGGCACAACGTCGGCCAGCATTGGTGGCCGGCTGA
- a CDS encoding GFA family protein: MDRVDIAVSGGCQCGAVRYHATQMLDNAHICHCRMCQKAAGNIFIALVAAPKEAVTWTRGTPGRFRSSDHVDRGFCAQCGTPLFYETINGDRINFTIGSLDHPELFPPRTSDGNEGKVPWFESILSLRDNGTTGTGPDDDAAWAAAIANSNRQHPDHDTQVWPE; encoded by the coding sequence ATGGATCGCGTGGATATAGCGGTCAGCGGCGGCTGCCAGTGTGGCGCGGTGCGCTACCATGCGACGCAAATGCTGGACAATGCCCATATCTGCCATTGCCGCATGTGCCAGAAGGCGGCGGGCAACATCTTTATTGCCCTGGTCGCAGCGCCGAAGGAAGCCGTGACCTGGACGCGCGGCACGCCGGGGCGCTTTCGCAGCTCCGATCACGTCGATCGCGGCTTTTGCGCCCAATGTGGCACGCCTCTTTTTTACGAAACGATTAACGGCGACCGCATCAACTTCACCATCGGATCGCTCGACCACCCCGAGCTTTTCCCGCCCAGGACCAGCGATGGCAACGAGGGCAAGGTGCCCTGGTTCGAGAGCATCCTCAGCCTTCGCGACAACGGAACGACCGGGACCGGACCGGATGACGATGCCGCCTGGGCCGCTGCCATCGCCAACAGCAATCGTCAGCATCCCGACCACGATACCCAAGTCTGGCCTGAGTAG
- a CDS encoding GFA family protein translates to MPPSDAHTGGCQCGAVRFRVTRLGRPSICHCRMCQKAFGGFFGPLVTAHNATWTRGEPKWFQSSDAARRAFCGECGTPLAYETRFGLELAIGTFDDPTVAAPEIQVNPDDKLPFFDTLTSIPVRHEVSDEWRDFMAGIHSNQHPDHDTEAWPPKGDA, encoded by the coding sequence ATGCCCCCCAGTGATGCCCATACTGGTGGCTGCCAATGCGGCGCGGTGCGCTTTCGCGTGACGCGCCTGGGGCGGCCGTCGATCTGTCATTGCCGCATGTGCCAGAAAGCGTTCGGCGGGTTCTTTGGCCCGCTGGTGACGGCGCATAACGCCACCTGGACCCGTGGTGAGCCCAAGTGGTTTCAGAGCTCGGATGCCGCTCGCCGCGCCTTTTGCGGCGAGTGCGGCACCCCACTTGCCTATGAAACGCGCTTCGGACTCGAACTGGCGATCGGCACTTTTGACGACCCGACCGTGGCCGCGCCGGAAATCCAGGTCAATCCGGACGACAAGCTGCCCTTCTTCGATACGCTGACCAGCATCCCGGTGCGGCACGAGGTCAGCGACGAGTGGCGCGACTTCATGGCCGGCATCCACTCCAACCAGCATCCGGACCACGACACCGAGGCCTGGCCGCCCAAGGGAGACGCCTGA
- a CDS encoding VOC family protein, whose protein sequence is MIDHTGIFVSDWTRGRAFYDAVFAALGGSCMSEIPTEYTGGVHVCGYGRDVPVFWLSESKDAGPGRHTAFAARTRAEVDAFYAAAIAAGGKDNGGPGIRTEYSPTYYAAFVYDPDGNNIEAVCHAPQ, encoded by the coding sequence ATGATCGATCACACTGGCATCTTCGTTTCCGACTGGACCCGCGGCCGCGCCTTCTATGACGCTGTTTTCGCGGCGCTCGGGGGCAGTTGCATGTCCGAGATACCGACCGAGTATACCGGCGGCGTCCATGTCTGCGGCTATGGTCGGGACGTGCCTGTCTTCTGGCTGAGCGAAAGCAAGGACGCGGGCCCCGGGCGTCACACGGCATTCGCTGCCCGCACCCGCGCCGAAGTGGACGCCTTCTATGCAGCGGCGATTGCTGCGGGCGGCAAGGACAATGGCGGGCCCGGTATCCGGACCGAGTACAGCCCCACCTACTATGCCGCCTTCGTCTACGATCCGGACGGCAACAATATCGAAGCAGTGTGTCATGCCCCCCAGTGA
- a CDS encoding endonuclease domain-containing protein, whose translation MGGEAVTLDTTPHPSRPLAEPPSPARGEGEPAPTTEPPSPLAGEGAQRADEGDDVSANARLKTFARRMRHEPTEAERKLWQLLRNRRFAAFKFRRQEPIDHYIADFVCYSARLIVEADGSQHADSKGDATRDNYLRSQSFRLFRVWNNDILARPEHVADAIWARLQEQQS comes from the coding sequence ATGGGAGGTGAAGCGGTGACATTGGACACAACCCCTCACCCGTCTCGGCCTTTGGCCGAGCCACCCTCTCCCGCAAGGGGAGAGGGGGAGCCCGCGCCAACCACGGAGCCCCCTTCTCCCCTTGCGGGAGAAGGTGCCCAAAGGGCGGATGAGGGGGACGACGTTTCCGCAAACGCGAGGCTCAAGACCTTCGCCCGCAGGATGCGACACGAGCCAACCGAAGCGGAGCGGAAGCTTTGGCAACTTCTGCGCAATCGACGCTTTGCGGCATTCAAGTTTCGACGCCAGGAGCCGATCGACCACTATATAGCTGATTTTGTTTGCTATTCAGCCCGGCTGATCGTCGAAGCAGACGGTTCGCAACACGCCGACAGCAAGGGCGATGCCACTCGCGACAACTATCTGCGGTCGCAAAGCTTCCGCCTGTTCCGCGTCTGGAACAATGATATTCTCGCGCGGCCCGAACACGTCGCCGACGCGATCTGGGCACGCTTGCAGGAGCAGCAATCATGA
- the cysS gene encoding cysteine--tRNA ligase has product MTAKPQLSLYNTLHRAKAPFTPMDASNVRLYACGPTVYDFAHIGNGRAAIVFDLLFRLLRHTFGAEHVTYVRNITDVDDKINARALRDFPDLPLNDAIRRVTETTAAQYQKDVAALGCLEPTVQPRATDNIEGMQKLITTLIGRGHAYVAEGEVLFAVDSMADYGQLSGRNLDDNLAGARIAVDTHKRNPADFVLWKLSSADEPGWNSPWGRGRPGWHIECSAMSERYLGETFDIHGGGLDLIFPHHENEIAQSRCAHGSHAMANVWMHNGFLQVEGQKMSKSLGNFFTIHQLLETQDFGGRKWPGEVLRLAMLMTHYREPIDFSQRRLEEAVTLLEKWERAAGDAEPASDLSPDLVDRLADDLDTPGAIGRIHALIMDEGRAADGLSLAALMGIQIKREVAEDTGVASKVAERLDALNSKDFAKADAIRKDLAEQGIALMDYKDEAGQRQTKWEVKR; this is encoded by the coding sequence ATGACGGCAAAGCCGCAGCTTTCGCTCTACAACACGCTCCATCGCGCCAAGGCGCCATTTACGCCGATGGATGCGAGCAATGTGCGGCTCTATGCCTGCGGCCCGACGGTCTATGACTTCGCCCATATCGGCAATGGCCGCGCCGCCATCGTCTTCGACCTGCTGTTTCGGCTGCTGCGTCACACGTTTGGCGCCGAGCACGTCACCTATGTGCGCAACATCACCGACGTCGATGACAAGATCAACGCCCGCGCCTTGCGCGACTTTCCCGATCTGCCGCTCAACGACGCGATCCGCCGGGTGACCGAGACCACGGCTGCGCAATACCAGAAGGACGTCGCAGCCCTGGGCTGCCTCGAGCCGACGGTGCAACCACGCGCCACCGACAATATCGAGGGCATGCAGAAGCTGATCACGACGCTGATCGGCCGTGGTCATGCCTATGTCGCGGAAGGCGAAGTGCTGTTCGCGGTCGACTCCATGGCCGATTACGGTCAGCTTTCGGGGCGCAACCTCGACGACAATCTCGCCGGCGCCCGCATCGCTGTCGACACGCACAAGCGCAATCCGGCTGATTTCGTGCTCTGGAAACTGTCGTCCGCCGACGAACCCGGCTGGAACAGTCCCTGGGGCCGCGGCCGCCCAGGTTGGCACATCGAATGCTCGGCCATGTCGGAGCGTTACCTTGGCGAAACCTTCGACATTCACGGCGGAGGGCTCGACCTCATCTTTCCGCACCACGAAAATGAAATCGCCCAGTCCCGCTGCGCCCATGGCTCGCACGCCATGGCCAATGTCTGGATGCATAACGGCTTCCTCCAGGTGGAGGGCCAGAAGATGAGCAAGTCGCTCGGCAACTTCTTCACCATCCACCAGCTGCTCGAAACGCAAGACTTCGGCGGCCGAAAATGGCCGGGCGAAGTGCTGCGGCTGGCCATGCTGATGACGCATTATCGCGAGCCGATCGATTTCTCCCAGCGGCGCCTTGAAGAAGCGGTGACCCTGCTCGAAAAATGGGAGCGCGCTGCGGGCGACGCCGAGCCGGCATCCGACTTGTCGCCAGACCTCGTCGATCGCCTCGCCGATGATCTCGACACGCCCGGCGCCATCGGCCGCATCCATGCCCTGATCATGGACGAGGGCAGGGCCGCCGACGGCCTCTCGCTGGCTGCGTTGATGGGCATCCAGATCAAGCGCGAAGTGGCCGAGGACACGGGCGTCGCGAGCAAAGTTGCCGAACGCCTCGATGCGCTCAACAGCAAGGATTTCGCCAAAGCTGACGCCATCCGGAAGGATCTGGCCGAGCAAGGGATTGCCTTGATGGACTACAAGGATGAAGCTGGCCAGCGGCAGACGAAATGGGAGGTGAAGCGGTGA
- a CDS encoding fumarylacetoacetate hydrolase family protein, producing MKLATLRNGRPDGQLVIVSNDLSRFVSAGRIAPTLQAALDGWDALAPGLSALAAQLEAGEIAGQVFEAKLAHAPLPRAFQWIDGSGYMSHLERVRSLKGSKDAELQSVRPLLYQGASDSLSGPTDPLPIYGDDLALDFEAEVAVIIGAVPMRATREQASAAIRLVTLINDVSLRRLVADDLQNGFGFFHSKPSTAFAPVAVTLDSLGERWRDNRLHLPVRVEVNGALYGQPNAGVGVHFDFVDLIVEAARTRNLTAGTIIGGGTISNAHDETLPIKSNGIGFACIAEARTAEKAKFGGARTPFLKAGDEVRIFAVDSGSAPVFGSIAQRVEVGNIPV from the coding sequence ATGAAACTCGCGACCCTCCGCAACGGCCGTCCCGATGGACAGCTCGTGATCGTCTCCAATGACCTCAGCCGCTTTGTCTCGGCAGGCCGCATCGCGCCGACCTTGCAGGCGGCACTCGACGGCTGGGATGCCTTGGCCCCGGGCCTTTCTGCGCTGGCGGCGCAGCTCGAAGCCGGCGAGATTGCCGGGCAGGTGTTCGAGGCCAAGTTGGCGCATGCGCCGCTGCCGCGCGCCTTCCAGTGGATCGATGGCTCGGGTTACATGAGCCACCTCGAACGCGTACGCTCGCTCAAGGGCAGCAAAGATGCCGAGCTGCAATCGGTCCGCCCGCTGCTCTACCAGGGTGCTTCTGATTCGCTTTCCGGACCGACGGATCCGCTGCCCATCTATGGCGATGACCTGGCGCTCGATTTTGAAGCCGAGGTCGCCGTCATCATCGGCGCTGTTCCGATGCGCGCCACGCGCGAACAGGCAAGCGCCGCTATCCGCCTGGTAACCTTGATCAATGACGTCTCCCTGCGCCGGCTGGTGGCCGATGATCTTCAGAACGGATTTGGCTTCTTCCATTCCAAGCCTTCGACCGCTTTTGCGCCGGTCGCCGTGACGCTGGATAGCCTCGGCGAGCGCTGGCGCGACAATCGCCTTCATCTTCCGGTCCGCGTCGAGGTCAATGGCGCCCTTTATGGCCAGCCCAATGCCGGCGTCGGTGTGCATTTCGATTTCGTCGACCTGATCGTCGAGGCGGCACGGACCCGCAACCTTACGGCGGGCACGATCATCGGCGGCGGCACCATCTCCAATGCCCACGATGAGACGCTGCCGATCAAATCGAACGGCATCGGCTTTGCCTGTATCGCCGAGGCGCGGACCGCCGAGAAAGCCAAATTCGGCGGCGCCCGCACGCCTTTCCTCAAGGCCGGTGACGAAGTCCGCATCTTTGCCGTGGACAGCGGCAGCGCACCCGTTTTCGGCAGCATCGCGCAACGCGTCGAGGTCGGTAACATTCCCGTGTAG
- a CDS encoding DUF2865 domain-containing protein — MAFSSTGLRALGLLLLSLIVLALDVEAAHAQAAQCAQLQGALAQFDRNGDFRQIDGNTNSARQLQRAVQDAESQYIRQGCNDDAKAGRVLTQQCQLIARDVLDLRRQYAEVSQSVETANAVAGQREAILQEMARFGCNAGSSATFSSERQSIFDRIFGTTSEGDFTDGDFVDGGDYWQYQGYSTVRTVCVRLSDGYFWPISYSTLTDYVGNDAQTCQASCPNTPVELYFYDNPGQEPEQMRNMSGQMYTSLPQAFAYRNDFDESASCRATPTSNGAVTMASTGDGSSRAMLDINGLSFPMPLRDPRGVVPVQAAVAAQPVTDLAMVDVPLPRPRPAGPGEPARPANVAPAETLRVVQFGDKKVRVVGPDTPYAQAGQAGS; from the coding sequence GTGGCTTTTTCTTCGACCGGCCTGCGCGCTCTTGGCCTTCTCCTGTTGTCGCTGATCGTTTTGGCGCTCGACGTCGAAGCGGCGCATGCGCAAGCCGCGCAATGCGCGCAGTTGCAGGGCGCCTTGGCGCAGTTCGACCGCAATGGGGATTTTCGTCAGATCGACGGCAATACCAATTCGGCGCGCCAGCTGCAGCGCGCGGTGCAGGATGCGGAAAGCCAGTATATTCGCCAAGGCTGCAACGACGATGCCAAGGCCGGACGGGTGCTGACGCAGCAATGCCAGCTCATTGCTCGCGACGTGCTCGACCTGCGCCGCCAATATGCCGAGGTCAGTCAGTCGGTCGAGACTGCCAATGCCGTGGCCGGGCAGCGCGAGGCGATCCTTCAGGAAATGGCGCGCTTTGGTTGCAATGCCGGTTCCAGCGCGACCTTCAGCAGCGAGCGACAGTCGATCTTCGACCGCATTTTCGGCACCACGTCGGAAGGCGATTTCACCGATGGCGATTTCGTCGATGGCGGCGACTATTGGCAGTATCAGGGCTATTCGACCGTGCGCACGGTGTGCGTGCGGCTCAGCGATGGCTACTTCTGGCCGATCAGCTATTCGACGCTGACCGACTATGTCGGCAACGATGCGCAGACCTGCCAGGCGTCATGTCCCAATACGCCCGTCGAGCTCTATTTCTACGACAATCCGGGCCAGGAGCCCGAGCAGATGCGCAACATGTCGGGGCAGATGTATACCTCGCTCCCCCAGGCCTTTGCCTATCGCAACGACTTCGACGAAAGCGCCAGCTGCCGTGCCACGCCGACGTCAAACGGCGCCGTGACCATGGCCAGCACCGGCGATGGCAGTAGCCGGGCCATGCTCGACATCAATGGCCTGAGCTTTCCCATGCCCCTGCGCGATCCGCGCGGCGTGGTGCCGGTACAGGCGGCTGTGGCCGCCCAGCCGGTGACCGATCTCGCCATGGTCGACGTGCCCCTGCCCCGCCCCCGTCCTGCCGGCCCGGGCGAGCCGGCGCGTCCGGCCAATGTGGCACCGGCCGAGACGCTGCGCGTGGTTCAGTTCGGCGACAAGAAGGTCAGGGTAGTCGGTCCAGACACGCCTTACGCCCAAGCAGGACAAGCAGGCTCTTAA
- the gltX gene encoding glutamate--tRNA ligase: MSVTVRWAPSPTGRIHLGNARPALLNWFFARRHGGRYVLRMDDTDLARSTREFADGIEEDLAWLGVTPDLLVRQSERTDLYDTARDRLIAAGRLYPCYETEDELDRKRSRARLLGKPPIYDRAALELSAEDRARLEAEGRKPHWRFKLDGRPVQFDDLIKGPQTVNTASMSDPVLIRADGSYLYTLPSVVDDIDLGITHVIRGEDHVSNTGTQIEIFEALCGPVPTFGHHNLLTDAQGQGFSKRLGSQSVRDFREEGYEPLAIATVATLTGTSLPVEPYASLDAIAERLDFSMVSHGSARFDPAELDGLNAKLLHAMPYDEAAPRLSSMGLEGEAIWLLLRENLVKFPDIAEWSKILLGPMEPVIAPEDQDFLALAKALLPPEPWDETTWGHWTETLKTTTGRKGKALFLPLRMALTGRHDGPELKSLLVLLGRKACLDRLP, translated from the coding sequence ATGAGCGTCACCGTTCGCTGGGCCCCGTCGCCAACCGGCCGCATTCACCTGGGCAATGCCCGCCCGGCTTTGCTGAACTGGTTTTTCGCCCGTCGCCATGGCGGCCGCTACGTGCTGCGCATGGACGACACCGATCTGGCGCGTTCGACCCGCGAATTTGCCGACGGCATCGAAGAAGATCTCGCCTGGCTTGGCGTCACGCCGGACCTGCTGGTCCGTCAGTCCGAGCGGACCGATCTCTACGACACCGCCCGTGACAGGCTGATCGCCGCCGGCCGGCTCTATCCCTGCTACGAAACCGAGGACGAGCTCGACCGCAAGCGGTCCCGCGCCCGCCTCCTCGGCAAGCCACCAATCTACGATCGCGCAGCGCTTGAGCTTTCCGCCGAGGACCGCGCCCGCCTCGAAGCCGAGGGCCGCAAGCCGCATTGGCGGTTCAAGCTCGACGGTCGCCCCGTGCAGTTCGACGACCTGATCAAGGGCCCGCAGACGGTCAACACCGCCTCGATGTCCGACCCAGTGCTTATTCGCGCCGACGGCTCCTACCTATATACGCTTCCCTCGGTGGTAGACGACATCGACCTTGGCATCACCCATGTGATCCGCGGCGAGGACCACGTCTCCAATACCGGCACGCAGATCGAAATCTTCGAAGCCCTGTGCGGCCCGGTCCCGACCTTCGGCCACCACAATCTTCTGACCGACGCTCAGGGGCAGGGCTTTTCCAAGCGCCTCGGCTCGCAGTCTGTCCGCGACTTTCGTGAGGAAGGCTACGAGCCGCTGGCCATTGCCACCGTCGCGACGCTCACCGGCACCAGCCTTCCGGTCGAGCCCTATGCCAGTCTCGATGCGATTGCCGAGCGGCTCGACTTTTCCATGGTTTCGCATGGCTCGGCCCGCTTCGACCCCGCCGAACTCGATGGCCTCAATGCCAAGCTTCTCCACGCCATGCCCTACGACGAAGCGGCTCCGCGCTTGTCTTCCATGGGGCTCGAAGGCGAAGCCATCTGGCTGCTGCTGCGCGAGAACCTGGTCAAATTCCCCGACATCGCGGAATGGTCGAAGATTCTCCTCGGTCCGATGGAGCCGGTGATCGCGCCCGAGGATCAGGATTTCCTGGCGCTCGCCAAGGCGCTGCTGCCGCCCGAGCCCTGGGACGAAACGACCTGGGGGCATTGGACCGAAACGCTCAAGACCACGACCGGTCGCAAAGGCAAGGCCCTGTTCCTGCCGCTGCGCATGGCGCTGACCGGCCGCCACGATGGCCCAGAGCTTAAGAGCCTGCTTGTCCTGCTTGGGCGTAAGGCGTGTCTGGACCGACTACCCTGA